In Fusarium oxysporum Fo47 chromosome VII, complete sequence, the following proteins share a genomic window:
- a CDS encoding uncharacterized protein (expressed protein), protein MAGAHTLMLHKETDLKQSLQCFSLLHQKFRDLDHWRELHHRSTTAYIQGPLYWSVLSRANNPTDDGYVDKLFPFALMFSSVESACAWVLCSTIMLDVLYTISLLGLSNVSNDKTLPSLTDIIEDKIPEYNASNISSIGLTDADRLARMLCQSIEFCYRRVNGTFGPQMTSYTQSILLRYVSYRGLNRELEWCIAIKDMRGPGTNFDVNVRQFGSAPP, encoded by the coding sequence ATGGCAGGTGCTCATACCCTCATGCTTCACAAGGAGACTGATTTAAAGCAATCGCTCCAATGTTTCAGTCTTCTTCACCAGAAGTTCCGTGATCTTGACCACTGGCGAGAACTTCATCACCGCAGCACCACAGCATACATTCAAGGGCCCTTGTACTGGTCTGTTCTCTCCAGGGCCAATAACCCTACAGATGATGGCTATGTGGATAAGTTGTTTCCATTTGCACTCATGTTCTCTTCTGTAGAGAGCGCTTGTGCATGGGTACTCTGCTCCACCATAATGCTTGATGTCCTCTACACAATCTCGCTTCTCGGCTTGTCGAACGTCAGTAATGACAAAACACTTCCATCTCTCACGGATATCATTGAAGATAAGATCCCGGAGTACAATGCGTCTAATATATCATCCATCGGCCTGACAGACGCTGACAGGCTAGCTCGTATGCTCTGCCAAAGCATTGAGTTCTGCTATCGCCGCGTGAATGGTACATTTGGCCCGCAGATGACATCTTATACCCAGAGCATACTACTTAGGTATGTTAGCTACCGAGGACTTAATCGGGAGCTTGAGTGGTGCATAGCAATCAAGGACATGAGGGGCCCCGGTACTAATTTTGATGTTAATGTGAGGCAATTTGGGTCAGCACCCCCGTGA
- a CDS encoding actin-related protein, ARP2 class: MTSPPPIVLDGGTGFLKVGYAAQNFPEYQYPSIVGRPILRSEEQQDNNLIIKDIMCGDEAAAARAMLQISYPMDNGIIKKWDDMEHLWDYTFFEKLKVNPEGQKILLTEPPMNPLENREKMCEIMFERYGFGALYVAIQAVLALYSQGLSSGVVVDSGDGVTHIVPVYESVILNHLTKRLDIAGRDVTRNLINLLLRRGYVLNRTADFETVREIKEKLCYVSYDLELDKRLSEDTTVLVKEYTLPDGRIVRVGSERFEAPECLFQPHLVNSESPGLSEILFNTIQSADVDIRSSLFKAVVLSGGSSMYPGLPSRLEKELKQLWLTRVLQGNPERLSKFKVRIEDPPRRRHMVFLGGAVLANIMADKESTWVTKAEWEQQGPRVLEKLGPR, encoded by the exons ATGACTAGTCCTCCACCCATTG TCCTTGATGGCGGAACTGGTTTCCTCAAGGTCGGATATGCCGCGCAGAACTTCCCCGAGTATCAGTATCCGTCTATCGTGGGCCGACCGATCCTACGATCCGAGGAGCAACAGGATAACAACCTGAtcatcaaggatatcatGTGCGGTGATGAAGCCGCCGCTGCCCGAGCGATGCTGCAGATCAGCTACCCTATGGATAACGGCATCATCAAGAAATGGGATGATATGGAGCATCTCTGGGATTATACCTTCTTCGAGAAACTCAAGGTCAATCCTGAAGGCCAGAAGATCCTCTTGACAGAGCCTCCGATGAACCCTCTCGAGAACCGGGAGAAGATGTGCGAGATTATGTTCGAACGATATGGATTCGGAGCTCTTTACGTTGCGATTCAAGCTGTCCTGGCCTTGTACTCGCAAG GTCTGAGTTCCGGTGTTGTTGTCGACTCGGGTGACGGTGTCACACACATTGTTCCCGTCTACGAATCCGTTATCCTTAACCACCTCACAAAGCGATTGGACATCGCTGGCCGAGATGTTACACGCAACCTGATTAATTTGCTGTTGCGTCGTGGCTACGTCCTAAACCGAACCGCCGACTTCGAGACGGTGCgcgagatcaaggagaagctaTGCTATGTATCTTACGACCTGGAGTTAGATAAGCGGCTGAGTGAGGATACGACAGTGCTTGTAAAAGAGTATACGCTGCCAGATGGACGTATAGTCCGCGTAGGTAGCGAGAGATTCGAGGCGCCTGAATGCCTGTTCCAGCCTCACCTTGTCAATAGCGAGTCGCCCGGCCTCAGCGAGATCCTCTTTAATACGATCCAGTCGGCCGACGTGGATATTCGCTCGTCGCTGTTTAAGGCAGTTGTCCTATCAGGCGGCAGCAGCATGTATCCTGGCCTACCGTCACGACTGGAGAAGGAGCTGAAGCAGCTGTGGCTAACACGGGTGTTGCAGGGCAACCCGGAGCGACTGAGCAAGTTCAAGGTGCGGATAGAGGACCCCCCCAGACGGCGGCACATGGTATTCCTAGGCGGCGCAGTGCTAGCCAACATCATGGCAGACAAGGAGAGCACATGGGTTACTAAGGCGGAATGGGAACAGCAGGGACCGAGGGTGCTGGAGAAGCTAGGACCGCGATAG
- a CDS encoding acyl transferase domain-containing protein, giving the protein MYGAGQGPQTGISTPRSSASFRPLTLSHGSLETSFLIPTNLHFHASQLKDKFVATLPEATDELAQDDEPSSVPDLVARYLGLIAHEVDEGEDDEQGSYEEVLKLVLNEFERNFLHGNEAHAIAASLPGIESKKLDFIRSYYTARAVCNRPIKPHASALFRAAKDGDAEIYTIFGGQGNIEEYFEELREIFKTYSSFVGDLITRSAELLQTLSKNPKAEKMFPKGLDIMNWLHHQDSTPDVDYLISAPVSFPLIGLVQLAHYEVTCKVLGVHPGMLRERITGSTGHSQGIVMAAATAAADSWDSWRDITSSVLTMLFWIGTRSQQAFPITSMTPNMLRKPQDHGEGAPTPMLSIRDLPQAELQKHIDATNQYLPEDRHVSISLLNSPRNLVVTGPPTSLYGLHAQLRKIKAPIGLDQSRIPFTERKVRFANQFLPVTAPFHSKYLGEATAMIDEDLKDISIDSSDLGIAVFDTNTGKDLREEVKGNIVPALVRLITRDPVNWEKATVFPGATHILDFGPGGDSGLGALTSRNKEGTGVRVILAGTVDGAMSDIGYKAELFDRDEENAVQYAIDWVEEFGPKLVTNKSGRIYVDTKMSRFLGLPPIIVAGMTPTTVSWDFVTATMDAGYHIELSGGGYFNSLMMTDAITKIEKAIPAGRGISVNLIYVNPRAMAWQIPLIGKLRSEGVPIEGLTIGAGVPSMEVAQEYIETLGLKHISFKPGSVNAIQSVINIARAKPHFPIMLQWTGGRGGGHHSFEDFHQPILQMYGRIRRQENIILVAGSGFGGADDTYPYITGEWAKKYGYPPMPFDGCLFGSRMMVAKEAHTSKDVKEAIVAAPGLEDSDWEQTYKGPAGGVLTVRSEMGEPMHKLATRGVRFWAEIDQKVFSLPKQKRVTELNRNKDYIIKKLNDDYQKVWFGRNKEGNAVDLADMTYAEVLRRLVELLYIGHQSRWIHHSYAFLVGDYIHRLEERLASTPGKASLLQSYSELNEPFEVTDRILTAYPEAETQILNAQDVQHFLILCRRPAQKPVNFIPVLDENFEFYFKKDSLWQSEDLDAVVGQDVGRTCILQGPAAAKFSTQIDQPIQSILDSIHESHVEYLIRDLYNNNKAVIPYIEYFGGKLVDPEMPQDVEGLTVTYDNYKNTYRLSSSAAATLPKLDSWLSLVAGPNRNWRHALLMADVVAQGQKFQANPIRRIFAPSRGLFVEISYPNDPSRTTIVVREQPRHNQYIDVIEVKLVGENKIQVNMIKETTALGKPAALPLEFTYHPEAGYSPIREVMEGRNGRIKEFYWKAWFGEESLDLDADVTAKFDGGKTTITGEAINDFVHAVGNHGEAFVDRPGKTVYAPMDFAIVIGWKAITKPIFPRTIDGDLLKLVHLSNQFRMIPGAEPLKKGDEVSTTAQINAVINQEAGKMVEVCGTLVRDGKPVIEVTSQFLYRGTYTDYENTFQRKVETPIQVHLATTRDVAILRSKQWFSVDELPQNIDLLGQTLTFRLQSFVRYKNKTVFSSIETRGQVLLELPTKEIIQVGSVDYETGESHGNPVVDYLERNGQPIDQPINFENPIPLSGKSPLALRAPSSNENYARVSGDYNPIHVSRVFSSYANLPGTITHGMYSSASVRSLIETWAAENNIGRVRSFHASLVGMVLPNDELEVKLQHTGMVSGRKIIKVEVRNKETEDKVLEGEAEVEQPVTAYVFTGQGSQEQGMGMELYASSPVAKEVWDRADKYLLDAYGFSITNIVKNNPKELTIHFGGPRGKAIRQNYMAMTFETIAADGSIKSEKIFKEINETTTSYIYRSPTGLLSATQFTQPALTLMEKASFEDMKAKGLVSNNSTFAGHSLGEYSALAALAEVMPIESLVSVVFYRGLTMQVAVERDAAGRSNYSMCAVNPSRISKTFNEAALQSIVDKIAEETGWLLEIVNYNIANMQYVCAGDLRALDTLAGVANFIKVQKIAIEEVKDNIEEVKGHLREIIRGCAEKTLAKPTPLELERGFATIPLRGIDVPFHSTFLRSGVKPFRSFLLKKINKTSIDPSKLVGKYIPNVTAKPFALTKEYFEDVYKLTNSPKIGAILANWDKYNQDEAATNGVESSDSPSGEYKASGRAA; this is encoded by the exons ATGTACGGCGCCGGTCAAGGCCCTCAAACGGGCATTTCCACCCCTAGATCTAGCGCTTCTTTTCGGCCGTTGACTCTCTCCCACGGCTCTCTCGAGACCTCTTTTCTCATTCCCACCAACCTCCATTTCCACGCCTCTCAGTTGAAAGACAAGTTTGTCGCTACTCTTCCCGAAGCCACCGACGAGCTTGCCCAGGATGACGAGCCATCATCCGTTCCCGACCTGGTCGCCAGATACCTTGGCCTCATTGCTcacgaggttgatgagggtgaagatgaCGAGCAAGGCTCCTACGAGGAGGTTCTGAAGCTCGTTCTCAACGAGTTCGAGCGCAATTTCCTTCATGGCAATGAAGCTCACGCCATTGCTGCCAGTTTGCCCGGTATTgagtccaagaagctcgactTCATCCGCAGCTACTACACCGCTCGTGCTGTGTGCAACCGACCGATCAAGCCTCACGCTTCAGCCCTTTTCCGAGCAGCTAAGGATGGTGACGCCGAAATCTACACAATTTTCGGCGGTCAGGGTAATATTGAGGAGTACTTCGAAGAATTGCGAGAGATCTTCAAGACGTACTCAAGCTTTGTCGGTGATCTTATCACCCGCTCAGCTGAGCTGCTCCAGACTCTCtccaagaaccccaaggccgagaagatgTTCCCCAAGGGTCTTGATATCATGAACTGGCTTCATCACCAGGACTCTACTCCTGATGTTGATTATCTCATTTCGGCACCTGTCAGTTTCCCTCTTATCGGCCTTGTCCAGCTTGCCCATTATGAGGTGACATGTAAGGTTCTTGGTGTGCATCCTGGTATGCTGCGCGAGAGAATCACTGGTTCCACTGGTCACTCCCAAGGTATTGTCATGGCCGCTGCAACTGCCGCTGCCGACTCTTGGGACTCGTGGAGAGACATTACCAGCTCTGTCCTTACCATGCTTTTCTGGATCGGAACACGAAGCCAACAGGCATTCCCCATCACCTCCATGACTCCTAATATGCTTCGTAAGCCACAGGACCACGGCGAGGGTGCTCCCACTCCCATGCTTAGCATTCGGGATCTTCCTCAGGCTGAGCTTCAGAAGCACATTGATGCGACTAACCAATACCTGCCCGAAGACCGCCACGTCAGCATCTCTCTCCTTAATAGCCCCCGAAACCTGGTTGTGACAGGACCTCCCACTTCTCTCTACGGCCTCCACGCCCAGCTTCGCAAGATCAAAGCTCCCATTGGTCTGGACCAGAGCCGAATTCCTTTCACTGAGAGAAAGGTTCGCTTTGCCAACCAATTCCTGCCTGTCACTGCACCCTTCCATAGCAAGTACCTCGGAGAGGCTACTGCCATGATTGACGAGGATCTCAAGGACATCTCAATCGATTCCAGCGACCTTGGCATTGCCGTGTTCGACACCAACACTGGCAAGGATCTTCGAGAGGAAGTTAAGGGCAACATTGTCCCTGCCCTTGTCCGCTTGATCACTCGTGACCCCGTCAACTGGGAGAAGGCCACTGTCTTCCCGGGTGCCACTCACATTCTGGACTTCGGTCCTGGTGGTGATTCCGGTCTTGGTGCTCTGACTAGCCGAAACAAAGAGGGTACTGGCGTGCGTGTCATCTTGGCTGGTACTGTCGATGGTGCCATGAGCGACATCGGCTACAAGGCAGAGCTCTTTGACAGAGATGAGGAGAACGCTGTCCAGTATGCCATTGATTGGGTTGAGGAATTCGGGCCCAAGCTCGTGACGAACAAGAGCGGCCGAATATACGTGGACACCAAGATGAGTCGTTTCCTTGGTCTCCCTCCAATCATTGTCGCTGGTATGACTCCTACCACTGTTTCGTGGGACTTCGTTACCGCTACTATGGACGCTGGATACCACATTGAGCTTTCGGGTGGTGGTTACTTCAATAGTTTGATGATGACCGATGcaatcaccaagatcgagaaggcTATTCCCGCTGGTCGTGGTATTTCTGTCAACTTGATCTACGTCAACCCTCGTGCCATGGCTTGGCAGATTCCCCTAATCGGCAAGCTTCGATCCGAGGGCGTTCCCATTGAGGGTCTCACAATCGGTGCTGGTGTTCCCTCTATGGAGGTTGCCCAGGAGTATATCGAGACCCTAGGCCTTAAGCACATCAGTTTCAAGCCCGGCTCTGTCAATGCTATCCAGTCTGTTATCAACATCGCCAGGGCCAAACCCCACTTTCCCATTATGCTCCAGTGGACTGGTGGCCGTGGTGGTGGTCATCACTCTTTCGAGGATTTCCACCAGCCTATCCTTCAGATGTATGGCCGTATTCGGCGGCAGGAGAACATCATCCTTGTTGCCGGTAGTGGTTTCGGTGGTGCGGATGACACCTACCCCTACATCACTGGTGAATGGGCCAAGAAGTATGGCTACCCTCCCATGCCTTTCGATGGTTGCTTGTTCGGCAGCCGCATGATGGTTGCCAAAGAGGCTCACACCAGTAAGGACGTGAAAGAGGCTATTGTTGCCGCCCCTGGCCTCGAGGACAGCGATTGGGAGCAAACCTATAAGGGACCTGCTGGTGGGGTTCTTACCGTTCGATCTGAGATGGGTGAGCCCATGCACAAACTCGCTACTCGTGGAGTCCGCTTCTGGGCCGAGATAGACCAGAAAGTCTTCAGCCTACCCAAGCAAAAGAGGGTTACTGAACTCAACAGGAACAAGGACTATATCATTAAGAAGCTTAATGATGATTACCAGAAGGTCTGGTTCGGTCGCAACAAAGAGGGTAATGCTGTCGATCTGGCCGACATGACGTATGCTGAGGTTCTGCGACGTCTCGTCGAGCTCCTCTACATCGGGCACCAGTCCCGCTGGATCCACCACTCCTACGCCTTCCTCGTCGGTGACTACATTCATCGTCTCGAGGAGCGATTAGCCTCCACCCCTGGCAAGGCATCTCTCCTTCAGAGCTACTCCGAGCTCAACGAGCCTTTCGAGGTGACCGACCGTATCCTTACCGCTTACCCTGAGGCTGAGACCCAGATCTTGAATGCCCAAGACGTTCAGCACTTCCTGATCTTATGCAGGCGACCCGCTCAGAAGCCTGTCAACTTCATCCCTGTCCTTGACGAAAACTTCGAGTTCTACTTTAAGAAGGACTCTCTCTGGCAGTCCGAGGATTtggatgctgttgttggccAAGACGTTGGCCGAACATGTATTCTCCAGGGTCCTGCCGCTGCCAAATTCTCGACTCAGATTGATCAGCCCATCCAGTCTATTCTCGACAGTATCCATGAGTCTCACGTGGAATACCTGATTCGGGATCTATATAACAATAACAAGGCTGTCATCCCCTACATCGAGTACTTTGGTGGTAAGCTTGTTGACCCCGAGATGCCTCAAGACGTCGAGGGCTTGACTGTGACCTACGACAACTACAAGAACACCTACCGCCTGTCATCGTCTGCCGCTGCCACTCTCCCTAAGCTTGACTCTTGGCTGTCTCTGGTCGCTGGCCCCAACCGTAACTGGCGTCACGCTCTGCTTATGGCCGATGTTGTTGCCCAGGGCCAGAAGTTTCAGGCCAACCCTATCCGACGCATCTTTGCTCCTTCTCGTGGTCTGTTTGTTGAGATCTCTTACCCTAATGACCCTTCCAGGACCACCATTGTTGTTCGTGAGCAGCCCCGCCACAACCAGTACATCGATGTCATCGAGGTTAAGCTCGTTGGTGAGAACAAGATCCAGGTCAACATGATCAAGGAGACCACTGCTCTCGGCAAGCCTGCTGCTCTGCCTTTGGAGTTCACCTACCACCCGGAGGCTGGATACTCTCCTATCCGTGAGGTTATGGAGGGTCGCAACGGCCGCATCAAGGAGTTTTACTGGAAGGCGTGGTTCGGCGAGGAGTCCCTCGACCTCGACGCTGATGTCACTGCTAAGTTCGATGGTGGTAAGACTACCATCACTGGCGAGGCCATCAACGACTTCGTGCACGCTGTTGGCAACCACGGTGAGGCTTTTGTCGACCGACCTGGTAAGACTGTGTATGCTCCCATGGACTTTGCCATTGTTATTGGCTGGAAGGCCATTACCAAGCCTATCTTCCCTCGCACCATTGATGGTGACCTTCTGAAGCTTGTCCATCTTTCCAACCAGTTCCGCATGATCCCCGGCGCAGAACCTCTCAAGAAGGGCGACGAGGTCTCCACTACTGCCCAGATCAACGCCGTCATCAACCAGGAGGCTGGCAAGATGGTTGAGGTCTGTGGTACACTCGTTCGTGATGGAAAGCCTGTCATAGAGGTCACTTCTCAGTTCTTGTACCGTGGTACCTATACTGACTACGAGAACACCTTCCAGCGAAAGGTTGAAACTCCCATTCAGGTTCACCTCGCCACCACACGGGATGTTGCTATCCTTCGATCCAAGCAGTGGTTCTCTGTCGACGAGCTTCCTCAGAACATTGACCTGCTTGGTCAGACTCTGACTTTCCGCCTCCAGAGCTTTGTTCGctacaagaacaagactgtCTTCAGCAGTATCGAGACCCGAGGCCAGGTTCTGCTCGAGCTCCCCACTAAGGAGATCATCCAGGTCGGCAGCGTTGACTACGAGACTGGAGAGTCTCACGGCAACCCCGTTGTCGACTACCTTGAGCGCAATGGCCAGCCTATCGACCAGCCCATCAACTTCGAGAACCCCATCCCTCTCAGTGGCAAGTCTCCTCTCGCCCTTCGAGCCCCTTCCTCCAACGAGAACTACGCTCGCGTGTCTGGTGACTACAACCCCATCCACGTCTCTCGTGTATTCTCCAGCTATGCCAACCTCCCTGGCACCATCACCCACGGCATGTACTCTAGTGCATCCGTACGAAGCCTGATCGAGACCTGGGCCGCTGAGAACAACATTGGCCGTGTCCGAAGCTTCCATGCCTCACTTGTCGGCATGGTTTTGCCTAACGATGAGCTCGAGGTCAAGCTCCAGCACACTGGCATGGTCTCTGGccgcaagatcatcaaggttgaggTCCGCAACAAGGAGACCGAAGATAAGGTTCTCGAGGGTGAGGCTGAGGTCGAACAACCTGTGACTGCATATGTCTTCACTGGACAGGGCTCCCAGGAGCAAGGTATGGGTATGGAGTTGTATGCCAGCAGCCCCGTTGCCAAGGAGGTCTGGGACCGCGCTGACAAGTACCTCCTCGATGCTTACG GtttctccatcaccaacattgTCAAGAACAACCCCAAGGAGCTCACCATTCACTTTGGTGGGCCTCGTGGCAAGGCTATCCGCCAGAACTACATGGCGATGACTTTCGAGACTATCGCTGCGGATGGTAGCATCAAGTCTGAGAAAATCTTCAAGGAGATTAACGAGACCACTACCTCATACATCTACCGTTCACCTACTGGCCTTCTCTCGGCCACTCAGTTCACCCAGCCTGCCCTTACCCTCATGGAGAAGGCCAGCTTCGAGGATATGAAGGCCAAGGGACTTGTgtccaacaacagcacctTCGCTGGTCATTCTCTCGGCGAATACTCGGCCCTTGCTGCCCTTGCTGAGGTCATGCCAATTGAGAGTTTGGTATCCGTTGTGTTCTACCGTGGTCTCACCATGCAGGTTGCCGTCGAGCGTGATGCTGCTGGCCGATCTAACTACTCCATGTGTGCTGTCAACCCCAGCCGCATCAGCAAGACTTTCAACGAGGCTGCTCTCCAGTCTATTGTTGACAAAATTGCCGAGGAGACTGGCTGGCTCCTTGAGATTGTCAACTACAACATTGCCAACATGCAGTACGTGTGCGCTGGTGACCTGCGTGCGCTCGACACTCTTGCCGGTGTGGCCAACTTTATCAAGGTCCAGAAGATCGCCATTGAAGAAGTCAAGGACAACATTGAGGAGGTCAAGGGACACCTCCGCGAGATCATTCGTGGCTGTGCTGAGAAGACGCTTGCCAAGCCCACTCCTCTTGAGCTGGAGCGTGGCTTTGCTACAATCCCCCTCCGTGGTATCGATGTGCCCTTCCACTCGACCTTCCTTCGGTCTGGTGTCAAACCCTTCCGATCTTTcttgctcaagaagatcaacaagacATCTATCGATCCCTCCAAGCTGGTCGGAAAGTACATCCCCAACGTGACGGCCAAGCCGTTCGCGCTGACCAAGGAGTACTTTGAGGATGTGTACAAGCTGACCAATTCGCCTAAGATTGGTGCTATTTTAGCCAACTGGGACAAGTATAACCAGGACGAGGCCGCTACCAACGGTGTTGAGAGTAGCGACAGCCCCAGTGGCGAGTACAAGGCCTCAGGCCGAGCTGCTTAA